The following are encoded together in the Culex pipiens pallens isolate TS chromosome 1, TS_CPP_V2, whole genome shotgun sequence genome:
- the LOC120422051 gene encoding speckle-type POZ protein-like — protein sequence MEETLCRTIVKTKDYYNTWIIEDFRRVKNEKIQSSEFSGTTEISGKRLTWSYEYAPAYESGNIYLLSKEQGIKQNCQIIIENFPRLTRGAESGLLGQPNKLFVWALHFCDIAKSLSSDGSLMLRFKVTFLTPVSTHCLAMKHTPLPELPLSSLADNFAKMLVTKQFTDLTITVGQQRFRAHKAILVARSTVFAAMFQHDMKESQRNEITITDVEPKVFEEVLRFIYTDKVQGLPQMAHELLAAADKYDLARLKVMCEIQLFEGITAATATKTLLFADLHRAKELKARTIEFLARNLKAVSNWEEFRRENPDLVAEIMKKVASCN from the coding sequence ATGGAGGAAACCTTGTGCCGAACGATTGTCAAAACAAAAGACTACTACAACACGTGGATCATTGAGGATTTCCGTCGAGTTAAAAACGAGAAAATTCAATCATCCGAATTTTCCGGCACGACTGAAATTTCTGGCAAGCGGCTGACTTGGAGCTACGAGTACGCACCAGCATACGAGTCTGGCAATATATACTTGCTATCGAAGGAGCAAGGCATCAAGCAGAATTGTCAGAtaattattgagaattttccaaGGCTTACGAGGGGAGCTGAATCCGGATTGCTTGGACAACcaaacaaattgtttgtttgGGCGTTGCATTTCTGCGATATTGCTAAATCGCTATCGTCGGATGGCTCCCTCATGCTACGCTTCAAAGTGACATTTCTCACTCCTGTTTCGACACATTGTCTTGCCATGAAGCACACTCCACTGCCAGAACTTCCGCTGTCCAGTCTGGCGGATAACTTTGCCAAAATGCTTGTGACCAAACAGTTCACCGACCTGACCATCACCGTTGGTCAGCAACGCTTCCGTGCCCACAAGGCCATCCTGGTGGCCCGTAGCACGGTGTTCGCGGCCATGTTCCAGCACGACATGAAGGAGTCCCAGCGGAACGAGATCACCATTACGGATGTGGAGCCGAAGGTGTTCGAGGAGGTCCTGCGCTTCATCTACACGGACAAGGTCCAGGGACTGCCGCAGATGGCCCACGAACTGCTTGCGGCCGCCGACAAGTACGACCTGGCCAGGTTGAAGGTCATGTGCGAGATCCAGCTGTTTGAGGGCATCACGGCGGCAACAGCTACGAAGACGCTGCTCTTTGCTGACTTGCACCGAGCCAAGGAACTTAAGGCTAGGACGATCGAATTTCTTGCCCGCAATTTGAAGGCGGTTTCCAACTGGGAGGAGTTTCGCCGCGAAAACCCGGATTTGGTCGCGGAAATTATGAAGAAGGTGGCGAGCTGCAATTGA
- the LOC128092266 gene encoding protein roadkill-like, which yields MTAPFFHFLELSAYSAAFVYFGYKLVKIFLSDEQTCRTVQKSKTYTNTWTIRKFDTIRDSSLKSVVFSGTTCDGEYVAWSYMLNPGYNNGHWASIKIQCESENKAQDVEITIDGKTEKFFGAISKGTFQFPRSKLLELCSYWTGSLTLRFKVTFTKNVLEGCSYEKSISFKEPPQSTLAKDYADLLSSNQCTDITIIVGQRTFHAHKVVFIARSKVFAAMFQHDMQEAQQNQITIPDMDADVFEEVLRYIYTDSVERLPGMAYELLEAAEKYDLTRLKVLCEIELLAGITAKSATKTLEFADLYRADELKARTLQFIARNLSEIPNWKEFCSAKPDLVAEVLDEIARGNHPKALKVNIKEID from the exons ATGACTGccccattttttcattttcttgaattgtctGCTTACAGTGCtgcttttgtttattttggatACAAGCTTGTAAAAATATTCTTGAGTG atgaacAAACTTGCCGTAccgttcaaaaatcaaaaacatacacAAATACATGGACAATCAGAAAATTTGACACAATTAGGGATAGCAGTTTGAAATCGGTTGTATTTTCCGGAACAACCTGCGATGGTGAATATGTGGCATGGAGTTACATGCTGAATCCGGGCTATAACAATGGACATTGGGCATCAATTAAAATACAATGCGAGTCTGAAAATAAAGCCCAAGACGTTGAGATTACGATTGACGGAAAAACAGAAAAGTTTTTCGGTGCCATCTCGAAGGGAACATTCCAGTTTCCACGCTCTAAACTTTTGGAGCTCTGTTCTTACTGGACCGGTTCACTGACGCTCCGTTTCAAGGTCACGTTTACCAAGAATGTTCTCGAAGGATGCTCGTACGAGAAGTCGATCTCCTTCAAGGAACCTCCACAGTCCACTTTGGCCAAGGACTACGCCGATCTACTGTCGAGCAACCAGTGCACTGACATCACGATAATTGTTGGCCAGCGCACATTCCACGCCCACAAAGTCGTGTTCATTGCCCGCAGCAAGGTGTTTGCGGCCATGTTCCAGCACGACATGCAGGAGGCCCAGCAGAACCAGATAACCATTCCCGACATGGACGCGGACGTGTTTGAAGAGGTGCTTCGCTACATTTACACGGACAGTGTTGAACGTCTGCCCGGGATGGCGTACGAGCTGCTGGAGGCCGCCGAAAAGTACGATCTGACCCGGTTGAAGGTCCTCTGCGAGATCGAACTGCTCGCCGGAATTACGGCGAAATCCGCCACCAAAACGTTGGAGTTTGCCGATTTGTACCGGGCGGACGAGCTGAAGGCGCGGACGCTTCAATTTATCGCTAGGAATCTGAGCGAGATTCCCAACTGGAAAGAGTTTTGCAGCGCCAAGCCGGACTTAGTGGCTGAAGTATTGGACGAAATTGCCAGAGGGAACCACCCTAAGGCACTTAAAGTGAACATAAAGGAAATTGACTGA
- the LOC120422049 gene encoding BTB/POZ domain-containing protein 9 has translation MSSQSHKMAGPHPLSALTAACNASSVTKAGIAGCEEIELTGRFSEQMAQLCMSYDYSDVTFIVEDEKLPAHRVILAARSEYFRALLYGGLSESTQHEIHLKIPLKAFKALLKYIYSGSMSLSQMKEENILDTLGLANQYGFTDLEMAISDYLRQVLSLNNVCAILDAAKLFGLEGLTNVCHSFLDRNAGEILQHETFRTLSEDSICSLLLRDSFFAPEVQIFQAVYDWCKCNADGRSVDNVVSKVRFSLMTLEQLLGVVRPSGILDPDHLLDAIAEKTASTQLPYRGALWPEENVACNKFSSKTIQGELRSALLDGDTLSYDMEKGYTRHSISDNGDSQGIIVELGKMFIINHVRVLLWDRDTRSYSYYVEVSVNQTSWERVVDHSDYYCRSWQYLYFPSRAVRYIRLVGTHNTVNKVFHVVALEAMFTEKVVPVVNGIVAPNFNVATVDKSATVVEGVSRTRNVLLNGDVKNYDWDSGYTCHQLGSGVILVQLGQPYWINSLRLLLWDCDDRSYSFYIETSTNLKQWDMVVDKRNDLLKSWQHFTFDPKVVVYIKIVGTHNTANEIFHCVHFECPSQDPKYVKSGETLSIALAVAQASGAAGSTVAAPVALASALADAGEPQPSTSRESTVSTRELVD, from the exons ATGAGCAGTCAGAGTCACAAGATGGCCGGACCGCATCCCCTGTCAGCCCTGACCGCCGCCTGTAACGCATCATCGGTGACGAAGGCCGGAATCGCCGGCTGCGAGGAGATTGAACTGACCGGACGGTTCAGCGAGCAAATGGCCCAGCTGTGCATGTCGTACGACTACTCGGACGTGACGTTCATCGTCGAGGACGAGAAGCTGCCGGCGCACCGGGTTATTCTGGCCGCGCGCAGCGAGTACTTCCGGGCGCTGCTGTACGGTGGCCTGTCGGAGTCGACCCAGCACGAGATTCACCTGAAGATTCCGCTGAAGGCGTTCAAAGCCTTGCTAAAGTACATCTACTCCGGCAGCATGTCGCTCTCGCAGATGAAGGAGGAGAACATTTTGGACACGCTCGGGTTGGCCAACCAGTACGGGTTTACGGATCTGGAGATGGCCATTTCCGACTACCTGCGACAGGTTTTGTCGCTGAACAATGTATGTGCGATTTTGGACGCGGCCAAGCTGTTTGGACTGGAAGGCCTGACCAACGTTTGTCACTCGTTTCTCGACCGTAACGCTGGTGAAATCCTGCAACACGAGACGTTCCGAACGCTGTCCGAGGACTCGATCTGCAGCCTTCTGCTGCGTGATTCCTTCTTCGCGCCTGAGGTGCAGATCTTCCAGGCCGTGTACGACTGGTGCAAGTGCAACGCAGACGGGAGGAGCGTCGACAACGTCGTATCCAAGGTTCGCTTTTCGCTGATGACACTGGAGCAGCTGCTGGGCGTGGTTCGACCGTCGGGAATCCTCGATCCGGACCATCTGCTGGACGCGATCGCGGAAAAGACGGCCTCGACGCAGCTGCCCTACCGTGGAGCGCTGTGGCCCGAGGAGAACGTCGCGTGCAACAAGTTCAGCTCGAAGACGATCCAGGGCGAACTTCGGTCGGCCTTGCTCGACGGCGATACGCTGTCCTACGACATGGAGAAGGGCTACACGCGACACTCGATCAGCGACAACGGCGACTCGCAAGGGATCATCGTCGAGCTGGGCAAGATGTTCATCATCAACCACGTTCGGGTGTTGCTGTGGGACCGCGATACGCGTTCCTACTCGTACTACGTGGAGGTCTCCGTCAACCAAACCAGCTGGGAACGCGTCGTTGATCATTCGGATTACTACTGCCGGTCGTGGCAATATCTGTACTTCCCTTCGCGGGCCGTTCGCTACATTCGCCTGGTCGGAACGCACAACACCGTCAACAAGGTGTTCCACGTGGTCGCCCTCGAGGCCATGTTCACCGAAAAGGTAGTTCCCGTCGTCAACGGAATCGTGGCTCCCAACTTCAACGTGGCCACGGTCGACAAGAGCGCGACCGTCGTCGAGGGCGTCAGCCGCACACGGAACGTCCTGCTCAACGGCGACGTCAAGAACTACGACTGGGACTCGGGCTACACGTGCCACCAGCTCGGCAGCGGAGTCATCCTGGTGCAGCTCGGCCAACCCTACTGGATCAACTCGCTGCGGCTGCTGCTGTGGGACTGCGACGACCGCTCGTACAGCTTCTACATCGAGACGTCGACCAACCTCAAACAGTGGGACATGGTCGTGGACAAGCGGAACGACCTGCTCAAGTCCTGGCAGCACTTTACCTTCGACCCGAAGGTCGTCGTGTACATCAAGATCGTCGGCACGCACAACACCGCCAACGAG ATCTTCCACTGCGTCCACTTCGAGTGCCCCTCGCAGGATCCCAAGTACGTCAAGTCCGGCGAGACGCTGTCGATTGCGTTGGCCGTTGCGCAGGCGTCCGGAGCGGCCGGCTCGACCGTGGCGGCTCCGGTCGCGTTGGCTTCCGCCCTGGCGGACGCCGGCGAACCCCAGCCGAGCACCAGCCGCGAGAGTACCGTGAGCACGCGGGAACTGGTGGATTAG
- the LOC120422050 gene encoding speckle-type POZ protein-like: MGNSYGYGYSTRLMLPWERPIVHPLVSSNGFSSFRTIKWTGGVACCAGILFICYKIIRPRFLKAEPEQACRTIQKSKTYINKWTIEKFVTIQDASIKSIVFSGTNCDGDLVTWSYFVEPDKENYVKVWYQIETGERDIVAGIELIGPMIAFRWCINGQAIFTFDHSTVFQNLSNDGSLALAFKVSFSKNVLKGDSSYNVIHAPKVPPSELAESFGKLLSSSQLSDITVKVGRRTFHAHKAILVARSTVFAAMFQHDMREAQRNEIVIPNMDPQVFEEVLRFIYTDKVEGLPQMAYELLEVADKYDLARLKVICENELLTGITVNAATKTLEFADLYRAEKLKAKTLHFLNRNLRQIPNWEEFCSARPDLVAEILATPE, from the exons ATGGGAAATTCTTACGGTTATGGTTATTCTACAAGATTGATGCTACCGTGGGAGCGACCAATCGTACATCCGTTAGTAAGCTCAAATGGATTCAGTTCATTTCGTACAATAAAGTGGACAGGTGGAGTGGCTTGCTGTGCCgggattttgtttatttgctACAAAATCATACGTCCAAGGTTCCTAAAGG ctgaACCTGAGCAAGCTTGTCGCACcattcaaaaatcgaaaacctACATAAACAAATGGACAATCGAAAAATTCGTCACTATTCAAGATGCAAGCATTAAATCGATCGTATTTTCCGGCACAAACTGCGATGGCGACCTCGTGACTTGGAGCTACTTTGTAGAACCGGATAAGGAAAATTATGTTAAGGTGTGGTATCAAATCGAGACTGGAGAACGGGATATCGTTGCTGGAATTGAACTTATCGGGCCGATGATAGCTTTTAGATGGTGCATTAATGGTCAAGCCATATTCACGTTCGATCACTCCACCGTTTTccaaaacctttccaatgatggaTCGCTAGCTCTAGCATTCAAAGTTTCATTCAGCAAAAATGTCTTGAAAGGTGATTCGTCTTACAATGTCATCCACGCACCAAAAGTGCCTCCATCCGAATTGGCGGAAAGCTTTGGAAAGTTGCTGTCGAGCAGCCAGCTGTCCGACATCACGGTAAAAGTTGGCCGGCGCACATTCCATGCTCACAAAGCCATTCTGGTGGCCCGAAGTACGGTGTTTGCGGCCATGTTCCAGCACGACATGCGGGAGGCCCAACGGAACGAGATCGTCATCCCCAACATGGACCCGCAGGTCTTTGAGGAGGTGCTTCGCTTTATTTACACGGACAAGGTCGAAGGATTGCCGCAGATGGCGTACGAGCTGCTAGAGGTCGCCGACAAGTACGACCTGGCCAGGTTGAAGGTGATCTGTGAGAACGAGCTGCTCACCGGAATTACGGTGAATGCCGCCACCAAAACGTTGGAGTTTGCCGATTTGTACCGGGCCGAGAAGCTGAAGGCGAAGACGCTTCACTTTCTCAACCGCAATTTGAGGCAGATTCCAAACTGGGAGGAATTTTGCAGCGCCAGACCGGATTTGGTGGCCGAAATCTTGGCCACACCCGAATGA